A single region of the Silene latifolia isolate original U9 population chromosome 8, ASM4854445v1, whole genome shotgun sequence genome encodes:
- the LOC141595265 gene encoding uncharacterized protein LOC141595265 has product MEYLSRILSEVQDYDGFKFHPLCKPLKLTHLCFADDLLMFSRGDVKSVEILLRAFETFSSASGLCMNKGKSFFYSNGLARGFVAEICELVGMTEGKLPFRYLGVLIAAKGLTSLECAKLVDRVVERIRSLGTRKLSYAGRLVLVKAVLSSMHCYWARIFILPANVLKKVEALCRWNVAALGKYVWWIANKEDHLWVKWIHAIYMKHDDWFSYNPKSTASWSWRKICGVKDKLKQGYVDSWWLKQDNHYTIQQGYSWLGGLNGQQVPWVHFVWNRYSLPKHCFMGWVAVQGRLLTKDRLMKMQICHDSVCVLCGNDGEDHSHLFFGCTFSRLCLQLLNNMLNTQVPDTGYVEWWTHKRFQSLFRKQVVAACLQGLVYHIWDARNRCRIEHVVPRPEKIVKLVKGAIMMRL; this is encoded by the exons ATGGAATATTTAAGTAGAATCCTTAGTGAAGTTCAGGATTATGATGGCTTTAAATTCCACCCATTGTGTAAGCCTCTTAAGCTCACTCACCTTTGCTTTGCGGATGACCTTCTTATGTTTAGTAGAGGTGATGTGAAGTCTGTTGAGATTTTATTGAGAGCCTTTGAGACCTTCTCTAGTGCTTCTGGTTTATGTATGAATAAAGGGAAATCTTTCTTTTATAGTAATGGTTTGGCCAGAGGTTTTGTTGCTGAGATTTGTGAGCTTGTTGGAATGACTGAGGGGAAACTCCCTTTTAGATATTTGGGAGTTCTCATTGCTGCTAAAGGTCTTACATCTTTGGAATGTGCTAAACTAGTGGATAGAGTTGTTGAGAGAATAAGATCTCTGGGCACCAGAAAGCTTTCATATGCTGGCCGTCTGGTGCTGGTCAAAGCCGTGCTTAGCTCCATGCATTGTTACTGGGCAAGAATATTTATTCTGCCTGCTAATGTTCTTAAAAAAGTTGAAGCCTTGTGCAG ATGGAATGTGGCAGCTCTTGGTAAATATGTGTGGTGGATTGCCAACAAGGAGGATCACCTTTGGGTGAAATGGATTCATGCTATCTATATGAAACATGATGACTGGTTCTCCTATAATCCTAAAAGCACTGCTAGCTGGTCGTGGAGGAAGATTTGTGGAGTGAAGGATAAATTGAAACAAGGTTATGTAGACTCTTGGTGGTTGAAGCAGGATAATCACTATACTATTCAGCAAGGCTACTCTTGGTTAGGGGGTCTTAATGGGCAACAGGTTCCATGGGTTCATTTTGTGTGGAATAGGTATAGCTTACCTAAACATTGTTTTATGGGATGGGTTGCAGTTCAGGGGAGGTTATTGACAAAGGATAGACTGATGAAAATGCAAATCTGCCATGATTCTGTGTGTGTACTTTGTGGTAATGATGGAGAAGACCACTCTCATCTATTTTTTGGATGTACATTCAGCAGATTGTGTCTGCAGCTACTGAACAATATGCTGAATACTCAGGTACCTGATACAGGCTATgttgaatggtggactcataaacGGTTTCAGAGTTTGTTCAGAAAGCAGGTTGTTGCAGCTTGTTTACAAGGCCTTGTTTACCATATTTGGGATGCAAGGAACAGATGTAGGATTGAGCATGTGGTCCCTCGGCCTGAAAAGATTGTCAAATTAGTTAAGGGGGCTATAATGATGAGGTTGTAG
- the LOC141595266 gene encoding uncharacterized protein LOC141595266 has product MVREKASKQILIDEELLEDCDEELVHLTSKNPARCLLPYDLELDLDDTPEELDDKVDAEISQNPDGSLTEVMTRSFEKRMQKRDTPANPKVMVQLAAEDVEPEIQFWKTSVYCYILGVNPPWNVVNVFIRRVWSRFDVDKVSFMPNGIFVVRFKSEIMQKQALAAGQLMFDNKPVIIHEWTPETELIKHKVSEVPIWVKLIGLDLKFWGVNALKKISSSIGEYIRCDKPTQQKTLLNFAKILFNVKMDQQFPENILFKDEQGRVKKVRVEYDWFPILCTSCKGMGHTAEVCRKAQAIPKNPAKQVPKQVWRPVNKAKDGLAPNPPGPMAKTVTPSSKVPPRVTVTPKVTVYPMTPARILTRLNTQVVSGTGGPGKHTFMDTFNSALQKSVQLAKDGFNGRKILGKEIKWFLHSNKIGLFGLIETRVKSSNWIRVRNNICSSWAISTNNGVHKGGRVWLIWNPAYFEVDIKDITSQTIHSAVWDKANDMRYWLTIVYGFNKAVLRRDLWKKLIEYAGSCSGAWAIGGDFNNVLSFHERIGSDVTVNEIQPFQDCLDLCQVKDINATSSFFTWNNKQEVATRVYCRIDRLLVNDEWMHLFPDAYAHFMPEGIFDHCPCVVQFTEQVQRRKGSFKYFNMWSLHPEFESVIRNHWQNSIEGTLMFQLTSKLKMLKYKLKMLNKDSFNDIENNTAIVLMALHNVQKDLRAQPMDPTLVATERALSKEYAIMMEAKHQFLAQKAKAEWVADGDDNTTYFHASIRAHRNRSKVVNITDMNGNCHSSAQGINGAFENYYKKGRVLTDDLRQKLLKPVTGEEIRRAMFSIPGTKAPGPDGYNSQFFKDTWGVTGPSVINAVKDLFTHGRLLKQINNIVLTLIPKVDMPQSVIQFRPIACCNTIYKCIAKLLCNRLSEVLPFIISPNQSAFVKGRDIVENILVCQDLVKLYCRKSCSPRVMFKVDLQKAYDSIEWSFFGRNAGCFRFPRTVY; this is encoded by the exons ATGGTGAGAGAGAAAG CTAGTAAACAAATATTGATCGACGAAGAATTACTGGAAGATTGTGATGAGGAACTTGTTCATTTAACCTCTAAGAATCCAGCACGATGCTTACTACCTTACGATTTGGAACTGGATTTGGATGATACGCCAGAGGAATTGGACGACAAAGTGGATGCGGAGATAAGTCAGAATCCTGATGGGTCGTTGACAGAGGTGATGACGCGAAGCTTTGAAAAGAGGATGCAGAAACGCGATACCCCTGCAAACCCTAAGGTAATGGTCCAATTAGCTGCTGAGGATGTAGAACCCGAGATACAGTTTTGGAAAACTTCTGTTTACTGCTATATTTTAGGTGTCAATCCTCCTTGGAATGTTGTTAATGTATTCATTAGACGTGTTTGGAGTAGGTTTGATGTTGATAAGGTTTCATTTATGCCAAATGGTATATTCGTTGTTAGATTCAAGTCTGAGATTATGCAGAAACAGGCTCTCGCTGCAGGTCAATTGATGTTTGATAATAAGCCGGTTATTATCCATGAATGGACACCAGAGACTGAATTGATTAAACATAAGGTTTCTGAAGTGCCTATTTGGGTGAAACTGATTGGGCTTGACCTAAAGTTTTGGGGAGTTAATGCTTTGAAGAAGATTAGCAGTAGTATTGGGGAGTATATTCGTTGTGATAAGCCTACTCAGCAGAAAACCTTGTTAAATTTTGCCAAAATTCTCTTTAATGTTAAGATGGATCAACAATTCCCTGAAAATATTTTGTTTAAGGATGAACAAGGAAGGGTCAAGAAAGTTAGAGTGGAGTATGATTGGTTTCCTATCCTGTGCACATCCTGTAAAGGTATGGGGCACACTGCAGAGGTCTGTAGGAAGGCTCAGGCAATTCCTAAAAACCCTGCAAAGCAGGTCCCTAAGCAAGTTTGGAGGCCTGTGAACAAGGCAAAGGATGGTCTTGCTCCTAACCCTCCAGGTCCCATGGCTAAAACTGTGACCCCTTCATCTAAAGTGCCTCCAAGGGTTACTGTCACCCCTAAAGTCACTGTGTATCCTATGACCCCTGCTAGAATTCTCACAAGGTTGAATACACAGGTGGTTTCAGGTACTGGTGGACCTGGTAAGCACACTTTCATGGACACTTTTAATAGTGCATTACAGAAATCAGTTCAGTTGGCTAAAGATGGTTTTAATGGAAGGAAGATCTTGGGTAAG GAAATAAAGTGGTTCCTCCACTCTAATAAAATTGGGCTATTTGGTTTGATTGAGACTAGAGTTAAGAGTAGTAATTGGATTAGGGTTAGGAATAATATTTGCTCTAGTTGGGCAATTTCCACAAATAATGGTGTTCATAAAGGTGGTAGGGTTTGGTTAATATGGAATCCAGCTTATTTTGAAGTTGATATTAAGGATATTACTAGCCAAACTATCCATAGTGCAGTATGGGATAAGGCTAATGATATGAGATATTGGTTAACAATAGTTTATGGGTTCAACAAGGCAGTGTTAAGAAGGGACCTGTGGAAGAAATTGATTGAATATGCTGGCAGCTGTTCTGGTGCTTGGGCTATAGGGGGTGATTTCAATAATGTTTTATCATTTCATGAGAGGATTGGCTCGGATGTTACTGTGAATGAAATCCAACCTTTCCAGGATTGTCTTGATCTTTGTCAAGTTAAGGACATTAATGCTACTAGCTCTTTTTTCACCTGGAACAATAAGCAAGAGGTGGCTACAAGAGTCTACTGTCGAATTGATAGGTTGTTGGTTAATGATGAATGGATGCATTTGTTCCCTGATGCATATGCACACTTCATGCCAGAAGGGATTTTTGACCACTGTCCTTGTGTGGTCCAGTTTACTGAGCAGGTGCAGAGGAGAAAGGGGTCTTTTAAATACTTTAACATGTGGTCCTTGCATCCTGAGTTCGAGTCTGTCATCAGGAATCACTGGCAGAATTCTATTGAGGGCACTTTGATGTTTCAGCTTACTTCAAAGTTGAAAATGCTTAAATATAAGCTAAAAATGTTGAATAAGGATTCTTTCAATGATATTGAGAATAACACTGCCATAGTGCTCATGGCTCTTCATAATGTACAAAAGGATTTGAGAGCTCAACCTATGGATCCTACCTTGGTTGCAACTGAACGAGCTTTGTCTAAGGAATATGCTATTATGATGGAGGCTAAGCATCAGTTTTTAGCTCAAAAGGCTAAGGCTGAGTGGGTAGCTGATGGTGATGATAATACAACATACTTCCATGCTAGTATCAGAGCTCACAGGAATAGGAGTAAAGTGGTGAATATTACTGATATGAATGGCAATTGTCACTCTTCTGCTCAAGGTATTAATGGAGCATTTGAAAATTACTACAAA AAAGGAAGAGTTTTAACTGATGACTTAAGGCAAAAACTCCTGAAACCTGTTACTGGGGAGGAAATTAGAAGGGCAATGTTTTCCATTCCAGGGACCAAGGCCCCTGGCCCTGATGGTTATAACAGTCAGTTCTTCAAGGACACATGGGGTGTCACTGGTCCTAGTGTTATTAATGCTGTCAAGGATTTATTTACTCATGGCAGGCTGCTAAAACAGATTAATAATATTGTTCTTACTTTGATTCCTAAAGTTGATATGCCTCAGTCTGTGATTCAATTCCGTCCTATTGCTTGTTGCAATACTATCTACAAGTGTATTGCCAAGTTGCTGTGTAACAGACTGAGTGAGGTGTTGCCTTTCATCATTAGCCCTAATCAAAGTGCTTTTGTCAAGGGTAGGGATATTGTTGAAAATATTTTGGTGTGCCAGGATTTGGTGAAGTTGTATTGTAGGAAGTCTTGTTCTCCTAGGGTGATGTTTAAAGTGGATTTGCAAAAAGCATATGATAGCATTGAGTGGAGTTTTTTTGGAAGGAATGCTGGGTGCTTTAGGTTTCCCAGAACAGTTTACTAA